The following are encoded in a window of Dysidea avara chromosome 4, odDysAvar1.4, whole genome shotgun sequence genomic DNA:
- the LOC136252553 gene encoding uncharacterized protein, with protein MLFDRWCLSKNVDKNYVQLRQLVLVEEFKNCLPTELKTYIDEQKGENLHQAAVLADDYTLTHKPVFRHQSRDLPPHAGNRGYSSNPLSGGGGSQASGRASDPPVRRSQRFTTGPTCYYCKKKGHVMSECRALERKNHRVESDSLIIPKMVDVTDSVNETRNQGTSESVGGTADEVLLPFVSRGFVCLEGGTKKVPINVLRDTGATQSLLLDSVLPFSDQTSAGISVLLQGVEMGVISVPLHVVSLQSDIVSGVVAVGLRPSLPVKGVSMILGNDLAGDKVTGEPRVSEVPCSITEEEQFSCFFPSCAVTRAMAKAAEKAADENNRPEEFSNGCREESVVINSGTPSSHGVPEMNSQPGCNHPLGLSPSRLVAEQERDFEIMNIKKGALSEREAEKVPVCYFLNSGNVVMRKWRPPNVPASNEWSVVYQVVVPPPYRKDILVLAHDTPLAGHLGIAKTYRKVLGHFYWPGLHGDVKKFCKTCHVCQLTGKPNQHPSVSPLIPIPAMEEPFSRIIVDCVGPLPKTRAGNQYLLTIMCASTRFPEAIPLRNIKADKIVKALIKFFTFVGLPKVVQSDQGSNFMSGLFQSVMVQLGIHQVKSTAYHPQSQGALERFHQTLKSMMRAYCMTQKHDWDEGIPLLLFAARESAQESLGFSPFELVFGHLPRGPLKLLKESWLNSDNDSSHSVITHITDVRERLKVANKLAQKNLRSSQSRMKQWYDKKARSRTFQPGDQVLVLLPIHGQPLQARYCGPYTVEQKVNDVDYLIQTPGRRKEKRLCHVNMLKPYHGREGNNNPVSVVSNCVSVGKKELNDRTLEDEEIGRSLRLKNSDVLLNLEQKLSHLPLQEKEVLTKLICEFTDLFPDVPGKTTVTVHDVDVGETSPIKQHPYRVNPVKLKLMRNEIEYMLRNGIIEPSQSQWSSPCVLVPKSDGTCRFCTDFRKLNGVSKTDSYPIPRVDDCIDRIGHAKYVSTFDLLKGYWQVPLTRRAQELSAFATPDGLFQYCVMPFGMKNAPATFQRMVNGVIHGLEGCDAYIDDLVIYSDSWEDHIQLLQKFFSRLRGAHLTVNLSKSEFCRARVKFLGHIVGQGEVAPVVSKVEAILKFPTPVDKREIMRFLGMAGYYRKFCYNFSTIAEPLTTLLQKQKKFVWSTECQHAFEKIKSLLLSAPVLKAPDFKKPFKLQVDASDIGIGAVLLQEGCCSIDHPVCYFSYKFNKHQVNYSTTEKETLALLLALQHFDVHLGTTIAPVEVYTDHNPLVFIEKMKNKNQRLLRWSLAFQEYNLKIRHIKGRDNVIADALSRATV; from the coding sequence ATGTTGTTCGACCGATGGTGTCTATCTAAGAATGTTGATAAGAACTATGTTCAGTTACGCCAGCTGGTACTGGTTGAGGAATTCAAGAATTGCCTGCCTACAGAACTGAAAACTTATATAGATGAACAGAAAGGTGAAAACCTTCACCAAGCCGCGGTACTGGCTGATGATTATACCTTGACCCATAAGCCTGTGTTCAGACACCAGTCTCGAGACTTACCACCTCATGCTGGTAACAGAGGATACTCTAGTAACCCTCTGTCTGGTGGTGGTGGTTCTCAAGCTTCTGGCCGTGCGAGTGATCCTCCAGTGCGACGTAGTCAACGGTTCACAACGGGCCCAACCTGCTACTACTGTAAGAAAAAGGGTCATGTGATGTCGGAATGTAGAGCCTTGGAGAGGAAGAATCACAGAGTAGAATCTGATTCACTAATTATACCGAAGATGGTGGACGTAACTGATTCAGTTAATGAAACCAGGAATCAAGGAACATCAGAGTCTGTAGGAGGTACAGCAGATGAGGTATTGTTACCGTTTGTGTCGAGAGGGTTTGTGTGTTTGGAGGGAGGTACCAAGAAAGTTCCAATTAATGTGTTAAGGGACACTGGAGCCACACAGTCACTATTGTTGGACAGTGTGTTACCATTTTCTGACCAGACCTCAGCTGGAATTAGTGTGCTATTGCAAGGAGTAGAGATGGGAGTTATCAGTGTACCCTTACATGTGGTTAGCCTACAGTCTGACATAGTTTCAGGTGTTGTTGCTGTAGGTTTACGCCCCTCCCTACCTGTTAAAGGAGTGTCAATGATACTGGGCAATGATTTGGCGGGGGACAAGGTCACAGGTGAACCACGAGTGTCGGAGGTTCCTTGTTCAATTACAGAAGAAGAGCAATTCAGTTGCTTCTTTCCTTCATGTGCTGTAACCCGAGCAATGGCAAAAGCGGCTGAGAAGGCTGCGGATGAGAACAACAGACCAGAGGAATTTTCCAATGGCTGTAGAGAAGAGTCAGTGGTTATTAATTCTGGAACCCCTTCCTCACACGGTGTGCCAGAAATGAACAGTCAACCAGGTTGTAATCACCCACTAGGGTTGTCTCCCTCGAGGTTAGTTGCAGAGCAAGAGAGAGACTTTGAGATTATGAACATTAAGAAGGGGGCATTAAGTGAGAGAGAAGCGGAGAAAGTTCCAGTTTGTTATTTTTTGAATAGTGGTAATGTTGTGATGAGGAAGTGGCGACCGCCGAATGTTCCGGCATCTAACGAATGGAGTGTGGTTTACCAGGTTGTGGTCCCACCACCCTATAGGAAAGACATTTTAGTTTTGGCTCACGATACACCTTTAGCAGGTCACCTTGGTATTGCGAAAACGTATCGTAAAGTGTTAGGTCACTTCTATTGGCCTGGGTTGCATGGTGACGTTAAGAAGTTTTGTAAAACATGTCATGTCTGTCAGCTCACAGGGAAACCCAATCAGCACCCATCAGTGTCTCCCCTTATTCCTATACCCGCTATGGAAGAACCCTTTAGTCGTATTATTGTGGATTGTGTGGGGCCGTTGCCCAAGACTCGTGCAGGAAATCAATACCTCCTTACCATTATGTGTGCTTCAACTCGGTTCCCGGAAGCCATTCCGTTGCGTAATATTAAAGCAGATAAGATTGTAAAGGCTTTAATAAAATTCTTTACATTTGTAGGGCTTCCGAAAGTGGTGCAGTCAGACCAAGGGTCTAACTTTATGTCTGGGTTGTTCCAGAGTGTTATGGTCCAACTGGGTATTCACCAAGTCAAATCCACAGCATATCACCCACAAAGCCAGGGGGCACTGGAAAGGTTTCACCAAACCTTGAAGTCAATGATGAGAGCCTATTGTATGACACAGAAGCATGACTGGGATGAGGGTATCCCTTTGCTGTTGTTTGCAGCCAGAGAGTCAGCACAGGAATCCTTAGGGTTTTCCCCATTTGAATTAGTTTTTGGTCATCTCCCTCGAGGTCCGCTTAAACTGCTTAAGGAATCTTGGCTAAACAGTGACAATGATTCGTCACACAGTGTTATCACACACATTACTGATGTGCGCGAGAGACTTAAGGTGGCTAATAAGTTAGCACAGAAAAACTTGAGATCCTCACAGAGTCGAATGAAACAGTGGTATGACAAAAAAGCCAGATCCCGCACCTTTCAACCAGGAGATCAAGTACTAGTCCTCCTACCTATACATGGTCAGCCATTACAGGCACGTTATTGTGGTCCGTACACCGTAGAACAGAAGGTGAACGATGTTGACTATTTGATTCAGACTCCTGGCCGGCGGAAGGAGAAGAGACTATGTCATGTGAACATGCTCAAGCCATACCATGGTAGAGAAGGTAACAACAATCCAGTGTCTGTTGTTTCGAATTGTGTTAGTGTTGGTAAGAAGGAGCTGAATGATAGGACACTGGAGGATGAGGAGATAGGAAGGAGCCTAAGGTTGAAGAATTCGGATGTGCTGTTGAATTTAGAGCAGAAGCTGAGCCACTTGCCACTACAGGAAAAGGAGGTGTTAACGAAGCTGATATGTGAGTTTACTGATTTGTTTCCTGATGTACCAGGGAAGACCACAGTTACAGTACATGATGTTGATGTGGGAGAAACATCCCCTATTAAGCAGCACCCTTACAGGGTTAACCCAGTGAAGTTAAAATTAATGAGGAATGAAATAGAGTATATGCTACGAAATGGAATTATTGAGCCTAGCCAAAGTCAGTGGAGCTCTCCTTGCGTTCTCGTGCCAAAGTCGGATGGCACATGTAGATTTTGCACTGACTTTCGTAAGTTGAATGGAGTTTCTAAGACGGATTCCTACCCAATTCCCAGGGTGGATGACTGTATTGACAGAATTGGTCATGCTAAATATGTTAGCACATTTGATTTACTGAAGGGGTACTGGCAAGTGCCATTAACCAGGCGAGCTCAAGAGTTGTCAGCGTTTGCAACCCCGGACGGTTTATTCCAATACTGTGTCATGCCCTTTGGCATGAAAAATGCACCAGCCACCTTCCAGCGAATGGTGAATGGTGTAATTCATGGGCTGGAGGGCTGTGATGCTTATATAGATGACCTGGTGATATATAGTGACAGCTGGGAAGATCATATACAGTTATTGCAGAAGTTCTTTAGCAGGTTGCGGGGTGCTCACCTTACAGTCAATCTGTCCAAGAGTGAGTTCTGTAGAGCACGAGTTAAGTTTTTGGGGCACATCGTTGGCCAGGGAGAAGTTGCTCCGGTAGTATCGAAAGTAGAGGCCATTTTGAAATTCCCTACCCCAGTAGACAAGCGTGAAATAATGCGGTTCTTAGGAATGGCGGGATACTACCGCAAGTTCTGCTATAACTTCTCCACCATTGCTGAACCACTTACCACTTTACTGCAGAAACAGAAGAAGTTTGTATGGAGTACAGAATGTCAGCATGCTTTTGAGAAGATTAAATCTTTGTTGTTGTCTGCACCTGTGTTAAAGGCCCCTGATTTTAAGAAGCCTTTTAAACTTCAAGTTGACGCCAGTGACATTGGCATTGGTGCAGTTTTATTACAAGAAGGATGTTGTAGCATTGATCACCCAGTATGTTACTTTTCGTACAAGTTTAACAAACACCAAGTTAATTATTCGACCACAGAGAAAGAGACATTGGCTCTTTTATTAGCGTTACAACATTTCGATGTGCATTTGGGCACCACCATAGCTCCAGTTGAAGTTTATACTGACCACAATCCTCTTGTGTTCATTGAGAAAATGAAAAACAAGAACCAGAGACTACTCCGGTGGAGTCTTGCGTTTCAAGAATACAATTTAAAGATCCGCCATATAAAAGGGCGTGATAATGTAATCGCTGATGCTCTGTCAAGAGCCACTGTTTAG